A single region of the Pararge aegeria chromosome 20, ilParAegt1.1, whole genome shotgun sequence genome encodes:
- the LOC120632654 gene encoding immediate early response 3-interacting protein 1 → MLTLWNLFEATLLCLNAVCVLHEERFMQKMGWGSNSPNQGFEDQSSVKFQVLNLVRSIRTVTRIPLIILNILTIIFKLLLG, encoded by the exons ATGCTTACATTATGGAATTTATTTGAAGCTACATTACTTTGTCTAAACGCAGTCTGCGTCCTTCACGAAGAAAGGTTTATGCAAAAAA TGGGATGGGGATCAAATTCACCAAATCAAGGGTTTGAGGACCAGTCTTCTGTTAAGTTTCAAGTTCTAAATCTTGTCAGGTCAATACGAACAGTTACAAGAA TTCCactcattattttaaatatattaacaataatatttaaattactattgGGATAG